In the Kwoniella mangroviensis CBS 8507 chromosome 3, whole genome shotgun sequence genome, one interval contains:
- a CDS encoding Sua5/YciO/YrdC/YwlC family tRNA threonylcarbamoyl adenosine modification protein: MANTPILPCLDFPSIRITPSSSYSHQLDSPKFEIPPTILPHLETASRHLHNHQTVALPTETVYGLAASSLDPAAIQSVYRIKKRPADNPLIIHVSSLNMLRQVIPRDYQISELYMALITSFWPGPLSLLFPAINPPPSPAPQTNAIRMPSHPLALALIHKSNLPLSAPSANSSGRPSPTQAQHVYNDLNGSEGLGCILDGGDCGVGVESTVINGLGWRKGGGGTVDVLRPGGLGIERIKEVVEKVDGREGLTRILLHGKPWIADKSQERGEQSSTRIPKEEDGPKINGNSESSVIEKVKSIALPPSTPGMKYRHYSPRVPVYLLKPNTIFPRPDNLPQHAESSAQAVLRQVSERTISSSSEKGKKRIGVLHFDNSPLYSQLSSSVVEVEDTHLIPESLGQDASSAAQRLFAGMLTLERIPPNQDEGDGKMGVDAIVIEGCSDEGLGLAVMERVAKAVGGGGVVGDVKDDEVGKRQGGAAEGNTFWVDVTGDI; encoded by the coding sequence atGGCCAACACACCAATCTTACCATGTCTCGACTTCCCTTCCATCCGCATCACACCCTCTTCGTCCTATTCCCACCAACTCGACTCGCCCAAATTCGAAATCCCTCCAACCATCTTACCTCACCTCGAAACCGCTTCTAGACATTTacacaatcatcaaacagTCGCCCTACCTACCGAGACAGTCTACGGTCTAGCTGCATCTTCCCTCGATCCAGCTGCTATCCAATCAGTATACAGAATCAAAAAGCGTCCTGCCGACAACCCATTGATCATCCATGTATCTTCCTTAAACATGTTACGTCAAGTCATCCCGAGGGATTATCAGATATCCGAGTTATACATGGCTCTAATCACTTCATTCTGGCCTGGACCTCTATCATTGTTATTCCCAGCTATAAATCCTCCACCATCACCTGCTCCTCAGACTAACGCTATTCGAATGCCATCTCAccctttggctttggcattGATACATAAATCGAATTTGCCTTTATCGGCTCCCTCGGCTAATTCATCTGGAAGACCCAGTCCGACACAGGCTCAACACGTGTATAATGACTTGAATGGATCAGAGGGATTGGGATGTATTTTAGATGGAGGTGATTGTGGGGTTGGAGTGGAAAGTACGGTGATCAATGGACTAGGATGGaggaaaggtggtggagggacTGTGGACGTCCTGAGACCTGGTGGATTGGGGATCGAGAGGATCAAAGAGGTTGTTGAAAAGGTtgatggaagggaaggtCTAACGAGGATACTGTTACATGGTAAACCTTGGATAGCGGATAAGTCTCAAGAGCGAGGAGAACAAAGTTCTACGAGGATAcccaaagaagaggatggacCGAAGATAAATGGTAACTCAGAATCATCAGTGATCGAAAAAGTCAAATCTATCGCTCTACCACCTTCAACGCCAGGAATGAAATATCGACATTATTCACCACGTGTTCCTGTATATCTTTTAAAACCCAATACCATATTTCCTCGTCCTGATAATCTCCCACAACACGCTGAATCGTCTGCTCAGGCAGTATTGAGACAGGTATCTGAACGTACGATCTCATCGTCCAgtgaaaaaggaaagaagagaatagGGGTATTGCATTTTGACAATTCTCCTCTGTACTCTCAGTTATCCAGTTcggtggttgaggtggaagatacTCATTTGATACCTGAATCGCTAGGGCAAGACGCATCAAGTGCAGCTCAAAGGCTATTCGCAGGTATGTTGACCCTCGAACGCATACCGCcgaatcaagatgaaggagatgggaaaATGGGAGTGGACGCGATTGTAATCGAGGGATGCTCAGATGAAGGGCTGGGATTGGCAGTCATGGAAAGAGTCGCGAAAGCCGTCGGAGGAGGTGGGGTTGTTGGTGAtgtgaaggatgatgaagtcgGGAAAAGGCAGGGAGGAGCGGCGGAAGGGAATACGTTTTGGGTGGATGTCACAGGAGATATATGA